Proteins from one Bacteroidota bacterium genomic window:
- a CDS encoding sugar phosphate isomerase/epimerase has protein sequence METTLARISRLGYDYIEIQGEPGMYDTKEVNALLKKYNIACFGSVTLMLEQRNLLAKDEAQRAMSVDYVKSIITMVKELGGQMVSVVPGTVGKIIPDGTPEQEWQWAIETLQECYAHSEAAGVKIGIEPINRFETYFINRTDQALALAREVGPNCGVCLDIFHMNIEEENYYEAIKRAGDRIVNFHIADNNRKAPGMGTLDWKKVIDTLKATGYDGPVSVEFAAPVDRTPANPHPGSIDTNPEGLSDEQKKFLEDHGSAAVTEEFYTFLTQKSIDTIRPLL, from the coding sequence CTGGAGACCACGCTCGCACGGATTTCAAGACTTGGGTATGATTACATCGAAATCCAGGGAGAACCCGGGATGTACGATACAAAGGAAGTAAATGCACTCCTCAAAAAGTATAATATCGCGTGCTTTGGCTCCGTGACGCTCATGCTGGAGCAACGAAATTTGCTCGCAAAAGACGAAGCGCAACGTGCCATGTCTGTTGATTATGTTAAAAGCATCATCACGATGGTCAAAGAATTGGGCGGACAAATGGTGTCGGTTGTGCCTGGCACGGTTGGCAAAATCATCCCTGACGGAACCCCTGAGCAAGAATGGCAATGGGCTATTGAAACCCTACAAGAATGTTATGCGCATTCGGAAGCAGCCGGCGTTAAAATCGGCATAGAGCCCATCAACCGGTTTGAAACCTATTTTATCAACCGAACAGACCAGGCCCTGGCACTGGCCCGCGAAGTAGGCCCCAACTGCGGCGTTTGTCTCGACATTTTCCATATGAATATCGAGGAAGAAAACTATTACGAAGCCATCAAGCGGGCGGGCGACCGCATTGTCAATTTCCATATTGCAGACAACAACCGGAAAGCACCCGGCATGGGCACGCTCGACTGGAAGAAAGTTATCGATACGCTCAAGGCAACCGGATACGACGGCCCCGTTTCTGTTGAATTTGCGGCACCGGTTGACCGGACGCCGGCAAACCCGCATCCGGGCAGCATCGACACAAATCCTGAAGGGTTATCCGATGAGCAGAAAAAATTCCTTGAAGACCACGGCAGCGCAGCTGTAACAGAAGAATTCTATACCTTCCTCACCCAAAAATCCATCGACACGATCCGCCCCCTTTTATGA
- a CDS encoding mandelate racemase/muconate lactonizing enzyme family protein — MKIADVASYWLSVPIPANRQWRSDYGHLSQFDMCLVVVTTEDGRKGMGEAKAAVGATGVCASIVACIEHELKPHLIGKDIHNISEIWERLYSGSRDHYALARGRVFPILGNRGTTISAMSGIDMALWDLKGQDLGTPVVSLLGGACRPTMPAYASGGWADKDAIGDQLKGYCDKGFEAVKMRVGVMDDTVDASIKRVEAARKTLGEGIKIMADAHGTFSVPEARRFCKAIEPYNLYWMEEPVSPDNKHGCADVRRYTHTPIAAGESEFTRFDFKELIEAEAADVLQPDAAIVGGITEGIKISALASTYQLELAPHCWGSAISFMAGVHLAFASPSAVMIEFSLGGNPLMYQLCNEPPDVQDGIVKAPERPGLGLTLNWDFVEQYAKHP, encoded by the coding sequence ATGAAAATAGCAGATGTAGCATCCTACTGGCTCAGCGTACCCATTCCGGCGAACAGACAATGGCGTTCGGATTACGGGCACCTCTCCCAGTTTGACATGTGCCTCGTTGTTGTAACAACTGAAGATGGCCGCAAAGGTATGGGAGAAGCCAAAGCAGCAGTTGGTGCCACTGGGGTTTGTGCATCCATTGTTGCGTGCATTGAGCACGAGTTGAAACCTCATCTTATTGGTAAAGACATACACAATATTTCTGAGATTTGGGAAAGGCTCTACAGCGGCTCACGCGATCATTATGCCCTTGCGCGGGGCCGTGTATTTCCTATTCTCGGCAACAGGGGCACAACCATTTCAGCCATGAGCGGCATCGACATGGCGCTCTGGGACCTCAAAGGCCAGGATCTTGGCACCCCTGTTGTATCGTTGCTTGGCGGTGCTTGCCGGCCTACGATGCCGGCGTATGCCAGCGGTGGCTGGGCCGACAAAGACGCCATTGGCGATCAGCTCAAAGGCTACTGCGACAAAGGCTTCGAAGCCGTAAAAATGCGCGTTGGTGTTATGGATGACACGGTAGACGCGAGCATAAAGCGGGTTGAAGCTGCCCGCAAAACCCTCGGGGAAGGCATCAAAATCATGGCCGATGCCCATGGTACGTTTAGCGTACCTGAAGCCAGGCGCTTTTGTAAAGCCATCGAGCCGTACAACCTGTACTGGATGGAAGAACCGGTGAGTCCGGATAACAAACACGGCTGTGCAGATGTGCGTCGCTATACCCATACCCCGATTGCCGCAGGAGAAAGTGAGTTCACCCGCTTTGATTTCAAAGAATTGATCGAAGCTGAAGCGGCAGACGTGCTACAACCGGATGCAGCCATTGTTGGTGGCATTACGGAAGGCATAAAAATCAGTGCATTGGCAAGTACGTACCAACTCGAACTTGCCCCTCATTGCTGGGGCTCAGCCATTTCATTTATGGCCGGCGTACACCTGGCTTTTGCATCACCCAGTGCTGTCATGATTGAGTTCTCACTGGGCGGCAACCCGTTGATGTACCAGCTTTGCAACGAACCGCCCGATGTACAAGACGGAATAGTGAAAGCACCGGAACGCCCTGGCCTTGGCCTTA